The Dehalococcoides mccartyi CG5 genome contains the following window.
CTTTGGGCAGCTGATGTTCCGGTATGCTGTAAAACATCTTGCCGCCGGCATATTCCATGGATTCAAATATAGTAGCCTCATGCCCCAGCAGGGTCAGGAAGTAGGCAGAGGTAAGGCCGGCCGGGCCTGAACCGATAATAGCCACTTTTTTGCCGGTGGGCGGGGCAATTTTGAGGTTGTTTTTCCAACTGCCGTCATCATTTTCAGCGGCATATCTCTTGAGTGCCCGAATAGCAATGGGCTCATCAAACTTCTGGCGTTGGCACTCCAGTTCACAGGGGTGGAAACAAACATAGCCGCACACTGAAGGGAAGGGTATTTTTTCTCTCATAACGGCGGTAGCGGCTGGAGCATTGCCATCAGCTACGAAACGCACGTAGCGGGGGATATCCAGTCCGGCAGGGCAGGCACGGGTGCAGGGAGAAGTGCCAACCCGCTTGGTGGGCATTTTATCCCGCTCCAGTTTGATAGCATCTACCGGGCAGACGCTGGCACAACGGTTACACCCGGTACAGCGGCTTTGTGTCCAAAAAAACTCACTGCCCTTGGTGCGCTTGGTAGAAACTACCTTACCGTCCTTTTTGGTTTCCTCGGCTGGTTCCAGTTTTTCTACAGGCTTTTTTGTTTTGGCCATATATGTCTCTTTTTTAAAATATTTACGCCTATATTTAAAAGACCTAGTTCCTGATATTATACTTGCAACATATAGTACATTGTCAATCCGCCGGGTTCACAGGCGGATAAGCAGATTTATTCTACCACCCCTTCGGCTCTTTGGCCAACTTACATCCGTGTCATTGGTTTTAGGGGATAATATTGTTTTAAACAGGGGATTGACAAAACAGTAATAACTAATTAAAATCAAGTCTAATTGAATAAGGTCTGCCGGTGCTTTGTAACAAAAGCTTAAAAGGGAAGCCTGTTAAAATCAGGTGCGGTCCCGCCGCTGTATACGGGGACGAAAACTGGAATTTGCCACTGTTTTATTAGAATGAAACGGGAAGGCCCGGTGAGTAGGTTGAGCCGTAAGCCAGAATATCTGCCGGCATAGAGTTTCGCGGAAAATGGCCGTGGGAAATGGTAAATCCCTGAGCCGAAAGGTTTGGGGTTTTATTTTTTGTTTGAATCCTCAAACCTTGGTGGTTTGGGGATTTTTTTATTGGGCGGGGTGAAATATGAAAGCAGTCTTATTGGAAAAACCGGGTGAACTAAGGCTTGCAGAGGTGGTTACTCCATACTGCCCGAAAGGCGGGGTACTGCTAAAGGTACTTTGCTGCGCAATCTGCGGGACAGACGTAAAGATGTTTCGGCGGGGGCATCGTGACCTTGAGTACCCCCGGATACTGGGGCATGAAATAGCCGCCGAGGTAGTCTGCTCTGGACACCCTGATTTTGAGGCAGGTTGCCGGGTACAGGTTTACCCCGGTATTGCCTGCGGGGTTTGCCCTCTCTGCTTGCAGGGCAGGGAGAACCTGTGCCGGAAGGTAAAAATAATCGGTTTTAACTATGACGGGGGCTTGGCCGAATATATGGCACTCCCCCCTGAAAGCCTTCCGGTTGGGCTTAACATAATACCTGAACATGTTTCAGACGAGGAAGCCTCTCTGGCCGAGCCGCTTGCCAGCTGTATCCACGCCCAGTCTGTTTGCCGGGTGGGAGACGGGGACAGGGTGCTGGTGCTTGGGGCGGGTCCTTTGGGCCTTTTGCAAGCCATGCTGGCCAGACACAACGGAGCGGAACAGGTGCTCGTGGCCGAAGTCCTGCCCGAAAGGGTGAATGGGGCAGAACTGGCCAGCCCTGACGGGGTAATAGATTTGGGTAAAACCAGCCTTAAGCAGGGGGTTTTTGACCAGACCGGTGGGGCAGGGGTAGACGTAATCTTGATTGCCAGTTCGGGGGTGGAAGTGGGAGAGCTTCCCTTTATTTTAAGCCCAGGCGGGCGGATAAATTTCTTTTCCGGCCTGCCCAAAGACCGCTCTGAGCTTATCATTGATGCAAATGCCGTGCATTATCAGGAACTGGTTATTAATGGCTCTTACGGCTCTACCGCGGCGGATAATGCCGAAGCCCTCCGCCTGATAGGGAAGGGAATTATACCTGTAAAAAGGCTTATCAGCCGGATAACAGGTATTTCAGATATAGAGGCAGCTTTTCTGGGAGTAGAAAGGCTGGATGGTCTTAAAACCATAATAAAATTTCATAAATGAAGAAGGAAACAAAAATGGACGAAAACAGAGTAAAAAATTTCGGGGCTGTTATCAGCCGCCTTATCTCAAAGGAAAATCTGAGCCGTGAGGAGGTTAAAGACTGTTTTTCCCAGATAATGCGGAATGAACAGCCTGACCTTCAGCAGGGTGCGTTTATGGCCGCCCTTACCGCCAAGGGCGAAACGGCATCTGAGATTGCTGGTGTCTGGGAAGCTATATATGAGCAGGATACTGTTCGGGTTAAGCTGCAGGTAAACAAACCGGTGGTGGATAACTGCGGGACAGGCATGGACAGCCTGAAAACCTTCAATATCAGTACAGCTGCTTCAATTGTGGCGGCGGCGGGCGGGGTGGTACTGGCCAAACATGGTGCCAGAGCCCTCAGCGGGAGCTGCGGCACTATTGATATGCTTGAATCACTGGGCGTTGACGTGGAAACAGATGTGGAGACGGTCAAGCGGAGTATTGAAACAGTGGGCATAGGTATTTTTAACGGTATGAGTGCCAAGGTTCACCCGCAGGCTCTTTTCCGCATTCTTTCCCAGATACGTTTCGGCACTACCCTTAATATTGCCGGTTCACTGGCAAACCCGGCTTTGCCCCATTATGCGGTAAGGGGTGTATACTCATCCGAACTTTTACAGCCTGTAGCTGAGGTAATGCGTGAAATAGGTTATAAAAAAGCTTTGGTTATCTTCGGGTCTGCACCCGGCGGACGCGGGATGGACGAGCTTTCAAATCTGGGTGAAAGCCGCATTGCCGAACTTGGGGAAGACGGGCAGATTACTGAATACAGCCTGTCCCCGGTGGATTTCGGTTTGAAGGTTCGCCAGGCGGAGGACATTCTTACCTCAGGTGACAAACAGGGTGAAACCCTGAGACTGCTAAGGATTCTTTCGGGTAAGGAAAATGGGGCTGCTTTTGAAGTGGTTTGTTTGAATACGGCACCTGTTTTCTATGTAGCCGGTGCGGTTAGTAGCCTTAGAGAAGGTTATGCTAAAGCGGCCGAAATAATCCGTTCGGGTGTGGCCATTGCCAAGCTTCGGCAGTGGATACAGGCCCAAAACGCCAACCCTGAAGCGGGCATTGCCCGGCTGGAAAGTCTGCTGGGTGAGCTGGATGGGGCAAAAATCAGCTAGACCTGAAAATATATATGTTGGTCAGTCCGGTTGACACGAGTACACTTTCGGCGTGCTTTTGGCAATCGGACTCTATATACAAAAAGGCTACCCGGCTGTTTGGTTAAGGCCGTCAGCAGGGGAAGCCGGCTTGATATCTGCAAACGGCAATTCAATGCGGAAAGTAGCCCCGTTTCCAAGGGTGCTTTCTACGGATATTTTACCGTGGTGTTCCTCGATAATGCCGTGGCATATGGAAAGACCCAGCCCGGTTCCTTTGCCAACCTCCTTGGTGGTAAAGAAAGGGTCAAAAATACGTTTCATATTTTCGGGGCTGATGCCCGGGCCGTTATCTGAAATACTGATTATGACGTGCCCGTTATGCTGGCTGGTCTTTATGGTTATCTGGGGGTGATCCTTAAGCCGCAGGAAAAACTCTGCATTGATAATAATATTTATCAGTACCTGCTGAATCTGGAAGAAGTCCAGCATTACCCGGGGCAGATCTGGATCCAAATCAGTCAGGCAGCGGATATTATTAATCCGGTGGTCATGTTTGCGTAATTCCAGTACCTTGTGAATGCTCAAGTTTATATCACCGGCTTCACGGGTGGGAGTATGCTGACGGGCAAAGGTAAGGAGGTTACGAACTATCTCGGCTGCCCGTAGTGCCTCGCGGTGAATGGTTTGGATATCTTCTTTTATGGATTCTTCCAGTTCATTCATCAGCAGCAATTCGCTGAAACCCACGATACCTGTAAGAGGGTTGTTTATTTCATGAGCCAGACCGGAAGCCAGTTCACCTACGGAAGCCATGCGGTCAGTCATAATAAGCTGCTGCTCCATCTGTTTGCGTTCAGTTATATCTACGCTGAGTATTATTATGCCCTGAATCTCGCCGGCATATCCGCGGAGTACCGCCCCGCTTATCTGGCTGAAGTATTCGGTCCCGTCCGAGCGTAAACACCGGAGCTCCAAATTGCGTACTTCATTCAGATGGTCTGCTTGGGTCAGGTATGCTCTGGCTTCCTCACGGTCTTTGGGGACAATAAATTCCAGCCCGTGTCGGCCTATTAATTGGTCTTTGCTGGTGCAGTGATTCATCTTTAGCATAGTTTGGTTTATTTCAGTAATGTATCCCTTGGCATCCATAACAACTATGCCTTCGTTAACCCCGTTGAACATACTGCGGATTTTCTCTTCCGAGGCTATCAGGGCATAATTGGTTTGTTTCTGCTGTGTAATGTCAGTGATAATGCAAATTTCGTTCAGCACAATACCATGCTCGTCAATCAGGGTAGAGCAGTTCACCATGACATCCCGGTATTGGCCGTCTTTGTGCAGCATGCGGCAATCTTTGTTGTAGATAATATCCCCTTGGTTCAGACTGGCAATATGTTTGCGGATTTCCTCTCGGAAAGAATCCTCTATGATATCCAGAAAATTTGTGCCAAGTATTTCAGCCGGGGTGTATCCCAGAATTTCCTCGATACGCATATTGCAGTCATTGATAATTCCGTTCGGGTCAAACGAGATAATTATGCTGGCGGCGGTTTCAAATATTGAGCGGTAGCGGTTTTCGCTGCGGGTAAGGGCATCACGGGCATTTTTCAGGCGGCTTATATCTGTAAAGGTGGTGTAAACCATATATGAATTTTCCTGATTGATATGGAACAAGGGAAGAGCAAACAGATTTACCCAGCGGATATCGTCAGAGCGGTTATTCTTAATGCCCATGAAAACATTACGTACCGCTTTTCCAGTCTTCAAGGCGACTATTACGGGATTTTCACCGGGCGGCATGATTGAGCCGTCTTCATGCACATATGTCCGGGCAGGGTCGGCAATGTTTGTGCCCAGCAGTTCGCTTTCGTGCTTCCCGAAAATGGCATTTGCCGCCGGGTTGGTTTCAATTATGGTGCCTTTATCATTAACATAAATAGCCCCCTGGGCCATAGTTTCAAACAAAGTGTGGTACTTTTCTTCGGACATGCGCAGGGCTTCTTCAGTATGTTTCAGCTCGGTAACATCTTCACCTGAGTACAGTATCGAAACTATCTGCCCGTCTTTGTTACGGATAGCGGTAGAATGCCACAGGATTACCTTTTCCTGGTCGTTTTTAGTCAGGATTACATCCATATAGCGTTCCGGCAAATCGGCTTTGCCGGATATAATCTGTTTGTACATGGAACGTTTTATCAGGCGGCGGTAGCCCGGTATAAACTTCTCAAACCAGTTTTGGCCCACAATTTCCTGATATTCATACCCCAGTATCTGGCAACCCCGTTTGTTAATCTGTGAAATAGTTTCATCTGCATTGAGGATAACTATAATTACGCCCGCAATATCCAGATAAAGCTGGGCTTTGTCCCGTTCTTCTTTCATCCGGGTTTCGGTTTTGGCAATTTCCTGACGGTGGCGTATTTTTTCCACCCCCAGCGATATATCTTGGGAAACCTCACGCAGAAGGGAGACTTCTTCTCTTCCGAATACGTCAGGGTTATTTGAATAAACGCATAATATTCCCAGCAATTCATTCCCGAAATCAATAGGCGAACAAAGCAGACTGTGGCAATGCTGGCAGTGTGGGGCAGAGTTATCAGCCGGTTGGGTTTGAATATCCGGCACTACTATCAGACTGCGGCTTTTAATAGCCTGCTGTATCGGTTCGCCGGGTAGGTGCAGGCAGTGCTGGGCGGGGCATTTTTCGGTTGAAAGGCGGGATTGCCCGTTTACAGCGTGATAACGGGGTTCAACTACCAGCTGGTCAGGGGGCGCATAGCCTATCCAGGCTACCTGATATCGCCCGGCATAAACCAGCCTTTCACACACCCGTTCCATCAGCTCTTCTTCGTTATCTATATGGGTAATGTGGTGGTTGATGTCCCGTATCATGGAAAGTATCTGATTGAGTTCTTCCTCATGGCTGATAATCCGGCTATGGTTGTGAATTATAAGGCTTACCAGCCAGCTTGCACCCAAAGTTACTAATACAAGTATAAGGATAATTGGTTCAAATATGCCGATTGTAACCAGCAACAGCATGCCTGTAATCAAAATGCCGCTTGCCCAGAGCATGGAAAGTTTAATTCCCCAGCGCCAGGTGGCAATGGCAACGATGATTATGATTGTAGCTGCTTCTACGCTGGTGGTAAAAAGTTCCCAATTGGGGTTTTGAAGGAGGTCTTGAGGGGATAAAACCGAATATAACCCTAATGCGATTACCAGTATGGATAATCCGGTGACGTATCTGAAGTACTTATCTCTTAAAAGAGAGGGGGGCTTTTGGTTTGTCACTAATCTGTTTTCCCCTCCCGCCTGTTGGTTTATATTAAACCAGAACCGACTTAATTATTCAAAACAGAGTTAAAAGGGTTAAATTGTACAAAAATCTTTGGAAATACGAATAAAATTCTTTGCCAGGTCGGGATTTGTGCCGAAATGAAGGTGAAGATAACTGGCCAGTACGTTAGTACTGCCCCCTATGATAAAGCCTTCATTTTGGCCGACAAATTCGGCTGGTTCCAGCAAGGTATAGGCAGGTTTGGTCTGGGGTGAGGGCAGCTTTGACCAGTGGAAAATGTGGCCGCGGAGTTCTGTGCCTTTGGCAGACAGGATATTGTCATTTTGCACCGCTGCTCTGGTATATCCCAGACGGTGAAGCTTCTTCTGCATAACGGATATGCCAGGTAGCAGTCCCAGCATTAAGTATTTAGTACTATCAAAATCTTCTATAGCCTCGGATAAATACATAAGCCCGCCGCATTCGGCATAAATGGGCATGCCATCCGCCGCCGCTTTGGTCAGTGTGTCTTTCATGGGCTGGTTGGCACTCAGTTCAGCGGCCATTATTTCCGGAAAGCCGCCTCCTATATATATGCCGCCGATATCCGGAGGCAGGCAGGTATCATGCACCGGGCTGAAATAACAAAGCTCTGCCCCCCAGTCGGACAACATATCCAGATTAGCCTGATAATAAAAACTGAAAGCTTCATCTTTGGCTACGGCTATGCGGGTAACGGGGCAGGCTGGAGTTTCTGGGAACAGACAAGGCAGGGGTTTCTCAGGCAGGGGTGGGGCATTGCGGGCAATTTCCAGAATACGGTCAATATCTATAGTGCTTTCAATACGGGTAGCCAGATTTTGGATAAAGGTTTCCAGTTCTCCGCCTTCAGAGGTAGTTTTCAATCCCAGATGGCGTTCCGGTATGACCAAATCTTTATTGCGAAGCAGGTAGCCTATCACCGGGGTTGAGGCATATTTTTCAATTGCTTTGCGGCAGATTTCATAATGGCGCGTACTCCCTGCCTGGTTGAGTATAACGCCGGCAATATTTATACGGGGATCCAGATTTTTATAACCCAGAACTATGGCGGCAGCACTTTCAGCCATATGTGAAATATTTACCAACAGTATAACAGGGGCTGAGAGTAACCGGGCTATTTCGGCTGTAGACCCTCCGGGGCGTTCCCCGCTGTATCCGTCATACAGTCCCATAACGCCTTCTACCAGAGCTATATCCCGGTTTTTCAGACCGTGAAAAAATACCTCTGTCATAGCGTCTTTACTTAGCATCCACGAATCAAGGTTATGGCAGGGATTATTTGAAGCCAGAGTAAGGTATCCGGGGTCTATATAATCAGGGCCGCACTTATAGGCGGCTACTTTGTGTCCGCGTTGGGCAAGGGCGGCAGTAAGGCCGCTGCTTATGGTAGTCTTGCCGCTGCTTGAAGAAACTCCGGCTATAACAATACGGGGGAAATTCATATTGCAGAGTATATCACTCTATGTTTATTTGCGTAAAGCTTACTTTTCCTTGAGGATTTTTATATTCACTGTACGTTTCCGGGGACCATCAAATTCAGCAAGGTAAATACCCTGCCATGTTCCCAACAGTATCATTCCTTCTTCTATAATCAGGTTCAGGCTGTTTCCCATCAGGCTGGTTTTGACATGGGCGGCCGAGTTGCCTTCGGCGTGAAGGAAGGGAGTAACGGAAGGGACTATCTGTTCAAGCTGGGCTTTGATATCGGTGATAACGTCAGGGTCGGCATTTTCGTTTATAGTCAGTCCGGCAGTAGTGTGAGGGACAAAAATAAGGCACAGGCCGGAGGTAATACCGCTTTGGTGGATAACAGAACGAATCTGGGGGGTAATATCTATAAATTCGGTTTGGCTGTGGCTGGGTATTTCAAGACGGTACAGGGGCAGGGCATCAGTCATGCTTGATAAATTCACTCACCTTGTTGCGCAGTTCCTGGGGATTAAAGGGTTTGGTAATATAGCCGTCCGCACCCAGCTGTTGGCTGAGTTTCTTGTTCAATTCGTAGCCCACCCCGGTCAGCATAATAATAGGAGTGGAACTGGTTTGCTTGTCACCTTTGAGCATGCAACAGGCCGCCAACCCGTCCAGTTTGGGCATCATGATATCCATGAGTATCAGGTCAAAATTCTGCTCGCGTGATTCTTTCACGGCTTCTTCGCCATTTCTAGCCTGAACTATCTGATAGCCTTTGTCCAGTATGCTGCAAACCAGCTGCCTGATGTGTTCTTCGTCATCAGCTATCAGTATTTTTATTTTGGACATGACTGCCTCCCTGAGATACCGGAAATAATAAGTAATAGTATATCATCCGGAGATAAAAAAAAGATAAGTTTTAAAAAACCTTAGTTCTGTTCCCCAAGTTTTTGGAAAGTTTCGGTGATTATTGTCTTAAGATCGTTGGGGGTGAAGGGTTTGGGTAAAAAGGGTTGGCCGGTGGCATCCAGAAAACCCCGGGTGGTCTCATCCAAAAGGTCACCGGT
Protein-coding sequences here:
- a CDS encoding PAS domain S-box protein → MTNQKPPSLLRDKYFRYVTGLSILVIALGLYSVLSPQDLLQNPNWELFTTSVEAATIIIIVAIATWRWGIKLSMLWASGILITGMLLLVTIGIFEPIILILVLVTLGASWLVSLIIHNHSRIISHEEELNQILSMIRDINHHITHIDNEEELMERVCERLVYAGRYQVAWIGYAPPDQLVVEPRYHAVNGQSRLSTEKCPAQHCLHLPGEPIQQAIKSRSLIVVPDIQTQPADNSAPHCQHCHSLLCSPIDFGNELLGILCVYSNNPDVFGREEVSLLREVSQDISLGVEKIRHRQEIAKTETRMKEERDKAQLYLDIAGVIIVILNADETISQINKRGCQILGYEYQEIVGQNWFEKFIPGYRRLIKRSMYKQIISGKADLPERYMDVILTKNDQEKVILWHSTAIRNKDGQIVSILYSGEDVTELKHTEEALRMSEEKYHTLFETMAQGAIYVNDKGTIIETNPAANAIFGKHESELLGTNIADPARTYVHEDGSIMPPGENPVIVALKTGKAVRNVFMGIKNNRSDDIRWVNLFALPLFHINQENSYMVYTTFTDISRLKNARDALTRSENRYRSIFETAASIIISFDPNGIINDCNMRIEEILGYTPAEILGTNFLDIIEDSFREEIRKHIASLNQGDIIYNKDCRMLHKDGQYRDVMVNCSTLIDEHGIVLNEICIITDITQQKQTNYALIASEEKIRSMFNGVNEGIVVMDAKGYITEINQTMLKMNHCTSKDQLIGRHGLEFIVPKDREEARAYLTQADHLNEVRNLELRCLRSDGTEYFSQISGAVLRGYAGEIQGIIILSVDITERKQMEQQLIMTDRMASVGELASGLAHEINNPLTGIVGFSELLLMNELEESIKEDIQTIHREALRAAEIVRNLLTFARQHTPTREAGDINLSIHKVLELRKHDHRINNIRCLTDLDPDLPRVMLDFFQIQQVLINIIINAEFFLRLKDHPQITIKTSQHNGHVIISISDNGPGISPENMKRIFDPFFTTKEVGKGTGLGLSICHGIIEEHHGKISVESTLGNGATFRIELPFADIKPASPADGLNQTAG
- a CDS encoding zinc-dependent dehydrogenase, translating into MKAVLLEKPGELRLAEVVTPYCPKGGVLLKVLCCAICGTDVKMFRRGHRDLEYPRILGHEIAAEVVCSGHPDFEAGCRVQVYPGIACGVCPLCLQGRENLCRKVKIIGFNYDGGLAEYMALPPESLPVGLNIIPEHVSDEEASLAEPLASCIHAQSVCRVGDGDRVLVLGAGPLGLLQAMLARHNGAEQVLVAEVLPERVNGAELASPDGVIDLGKTSLKQGVFDQTGGAGVDVILIASSGVEVGELPFILSPGGRINFFSGLPKDRSELIIDANAVHYQELVINGSYGSTAADNAEALRLIGKGIIPVKRLISRITGISDIEAAFLGVERLDGLKTIIKFHK
- a CDS encoding response regulator, whose translation is MSKIKILIADDEEHIRQLVCSILDKGYQIVQARNGEEAVKESREQNFDLILMDIMMPKLDGLAACCMLKGDKQTSSTPIIMLTGVGYELNKKLSQQLGADGYITKPFNPQELRNKVSEFIKHD
- a CDS encoding secondary thiamine-phosphate synthase enzyme YjbQ; the protein is MTDALPLYRLEIPSHSQTEFIDITPQIRSVIHQSGITSGLCLIFVPHTTAGLTINENADPDVITDIKAQLEQIVPSVTPFLHAEGNSAAHVKTSLMGNSLNLIIEEGMILLGTWQGIYLAEFDGPRKRTVNIKILKEK
- the trpD gene encoding anthranilate phosphoribosyltransferase, with product MDENRVKNFGAVISRLISKENLSREEVKDCFSQIMRNEQPDLQQGAFMAALTAKGETASEIAGVWEAIYEQDTVRVKLQVNKPVVDNCGTGMDSLKTFNISTAASIVAAAGGVVLAKHGARALSGSCGTIDMLESLGVDVETDVETVKRSIETVGIGIFNGMSAKVHPQALFRILSQIRFGTTLNIAGSLANPALPHYAVRGVYSSELLQPVAEVMREIGYKKALVIFGSAPGGRGMDELSNLGESRIAELGEDGQITEYSLSPVDFGLKVRQAEDILTSGDKQGETLRLLRILSGKENGAAFEVVCLNTAPVFYVAGAVSSLREGYAKAAEIIRSGVAIAKLRQWIQAQNANPEAGIARLESLLGELDGAKIS
- a CDS encoding cobyrinate a,c-diamide synthase, with product MNFPRIVIAGVSSSSGKTTISSGLTAALAQRGHKVAAYKCGPDYIDPGYLTLASNNPCHNLDSWMLSKDAMTEVFFHGLKNRDIALVEGVMGLYDGYSGERPGGSTAEIARLLSAPVILLVNISHMAESAAAIVLGYKNLDPRINIAGVILNQAGSTRHYEICRKAIEKYASTPVIGYLLRNKDLVIPERHLGLKTTSEGGELETFIQNLATRIESTIDIDRILEIARNAPPLPEKPLPCLFPETPACPVTRIAVAKDEAFSFYYQANLDMLSDWGAELCYFSPVHDTCLPPDIGGIYIGGGFPEIMAAELSANQPMKDTLTKAAADGMPIYAECGGLMYLSEAIEDFDSTKYLMLGLLPGISVMQKKLHRLGYTRAAVQNDNILSAKGTELRGHIFHWSKLPSPQTKPAYTLLEPAEFVGQNEGFIIGGSTNVLASYLHLHFGTNPDLAKNFIRISKDFCTI